In a genomic window of Glycine max cultivar Williams 82 chromosome 13, Glycine_max_v4.0, whole genome shotgun sequence:
- the LOC100785492 gene encoding N-carbamoylputrescine amidase has translation MEKGRTVVVSALQFACTDDVSTNVATAERLVRAAHKQGANIILIQELFEGYYFCQAQREEFIQRAKPHKDHPTILRMQKLAKELGVVIPVSFFEEANNAHYNSTAIIDADGTDLGIYRKSHIPDGPGYEEKFYFNPGDTGFKVFQTKFAKVGVAICWDQWFPEAARAMVLQGAEILFYPTAIGSEPHDGSIDSRDHWKRVMQGHAGANLVPLVASNRIGKEIIETEHGKSEITFYGNSFIAGPTGEIVSIADDKEEAVLIAQFDLDNIKSMRHCWGVFRDRRPDLYKVLLTLDGNNPVQ, from the exons ATGGAGAAGGGTAGAACCGTGGTGGTGTCCGCTCTGCAGTTTGCTTGCACCGATGATGTCTCAACAAATGTCGCCACCGCCGAGAG GCTAGTTAGAGCTGCACATAAACAGGGTGCGAACATCATTCTTATTCAG GAACTCTTTGAAGGTTATTACTTCTGTCAGGCACAGAGAGAGGAGTTCATTCAAAGAGCTAAGCCACATAAGGACCATCCCACAATCCTCag AATGCAGAAACTTGCAAAAGAGTTAGGTGTAGTTATACCAGTTAGCTTCTTCGAGGAGGCAAACAATGCACATTATAATTCAACAGCCATAATTGATGCTGATGGAACTGATCTTGGGATTTATAGAAAGTCTCATATTCCGGATGGACCAG GTTACGAGGAAAAGTTCTATTTTAATCCAGGTGACACTGGATTTAAG GTTTTCCAGACTAAATTTGCAAAAGTTGGAGTTG CTATTTGCTGGGATCAGTGGTTTCCTGAGGCAGCCCGAGCAATGGTGCTTCAAGGTGCTGAGATTCTATTTTATCCTACCGCTATTGGGTCTGAACCTCATGATGGAAGCATTGACTCTCGTGACCATTGGAAACGAGTAATGCAAGGACATGCTGGGGCCAATTTG GTACCACTTGTGGCTTCAAATAGGATAGGAAAGGAGATTATTGAGACTGAGCATGGAAAAAGTGAGATAACATTTTATGGAAACTCCTTCATAGCAG GACCTACTGGAGAAATTGTTTCAATTGCTGATGATAAAGAGGAAGCTGTTCTTATTGCTCAATTTGATTTGGACAATATCAAATCCATGAGGCATTGCTGGGGTGTATTCCGTGATAGGCGTCCTGATCTATATAAGGTGCTTTTAACATTAGATGGCAACAATCCCGTCCAATGA
- the LOC102660459 gene encoding protein FANTASTIC FOUR 3 produces MATCGSLHHIFDTLLPEKPTLLESLSWNQIKPLKPTDQTHSFTEIFGELHFKESPISSSFTPHVSTSSSSSTEITNNTNRHKSSDSFSSLSSESLHLCTEGLGFESSDDVEDFKDEMSESCGVYKEKEGVKKYATSRVSEYPPPISCIGRSGKPWVCFRSYRSEGRFVLEEIRIPTHEFLHACREDGRLKLHFVHPEEEPIEEEEEDDDHVGVETMDEEEEEENMGEENDDV; encoded by the coding sequence ATGGCAACATGTGGGAGCCTGCATCACATCTTCGACACCCTTTTGCCAGAAAAGCCAACCCTGCTTGAATCCCTCTCATGGAACCAAATAAAACCCCTAAAACCCACAGACCAAACCCACTCCTTCACTGAAATATTTGGAGAACTTCATTTCAAGGAGAGTCCTATATCTTCATCATTCACTCCCCACGTTTctacttcatcatcatcatcaactgAGATAACAAACAACACCAACAGGCACAAGAGTAGTGACAGCTTCTCATCCTTGAGTTCTGAGAGCTTGCACCTTTGCACTGAGGGTCTTGGCTTTGAGAGCTCTGATGATGTTGAAGACTTCAAGGATGAAATGAGTGAGAGTTGTGGAGTGTATAAGGAGAAAGAGGGCGTCAAAAAGTATGCGACTTCAAGGGTAAGTGAGTACCCTCCTCCAATTTCATGCATAGGGAGGAGTGGGAAGCCTTGGGTTTGTTTCAGATCCTACAGAAGTGAAGGGAGGTTTGTTCTTGAAGAGATAAGGATTCCTACACACGAGTTCTTGCATGCTTGTAGAGAGGATGGAAGGCTGAAGCTGCATTTTGTTCATCCTGAGGAGGAACctatagaagaagaagaagaagatgatgatcatGTTGGTGTAGAAACTATggatgaggaggaggaagaagaaaacatgGGAGAGGAAAATGATGATGTGTGA